TTGAAGGCAATAAATTTGATGTGAATTATATTATTGAGAAGTATATCGTAGGAAATGATCTTATTAGAGAGTATTCATATGTATATGAACAAAATAGCATTTTTTGGAATTACTTTGAACAATTTTATAAAGAATATTTTAATGCAATACTTATAGAAAATAGATTAAGTAATAATTATATGATAAAATTTACAAAAAAGGAATATTTAAAAATGTGCTTAGGAAAGCCAGCATTATCTAAACTATTAGTTGCAGGAATGGCGATTAAAAGTAAAAATGTTTTAGAATTTTCTACAATAAATAATATGTTAAATTACCTAAATATTTACACACAATTATTAGATGATTTTAAGGATATAAAAGAGGATCTAAATAAAAATCAATTTAATTATTATACATATATTTCTAAATTCCAATGTAATACCAATAATAAAAATGATATATTTAAATTTTACTTAAAAAAATACTTAAATAATCATATTGAAGATATGATTATAAATTTAAACAAATGTTATGAGCTCTTTAAAATATATAATACTAAAATATCTTCCTTTGGAGATATTATTGATGAGCAATTTAGTGTTATAAATATGATTAAAGAAGGGATGAAAGAATATGTTTGTTAGTAATTATATTACTATTTCTAAAATTAATGAAAAAGAATATATATTAATTCACTCTTATCTTAATAATATTGATATTGTTGAAAAAAATATAGCAATAAATCTAATTAAAGCAAAAAATTCAGGTGATGAAGTGAAAAATATTGAAAAAAATATTTTTAATGAATTACATAAAAAAGGTTATTTAATAAAAGATAAAGAGGAAGATCGAAATCGATTTATTAAATTAGCTAATAAAGTTTTAGAAATAAGTAAATCAAAAGTATCATCTTATGTATTTATTCCATCATATAAGTGTAACTTTAGATGCCCATATTGTTTTGAATTAAAAACTGTAAAAAATGAATCTAATAATAAGATAATGGATAAAAGTTTAGTTGATATTATTTACAATGAAATTGACAAAGATACTTATAATGATAAGAAAATAAGTATAAGTTTATTTGGAGGAGAACCTTTTCTAAAAGAAAATTATGAAATAATCAAATATATTTTAAAAAAATCTAATGATAGAAAAATTAAAATTGATGCAATAACAAATGGTTATGAAATGCAATATTATAATAAATTTTTTGAGATAGGTGCTTTTTCCAAATTGCAAATAACTTTAGATGGTGATGAGTGTATGCATGATAGTAGGAGATTCTTAAAAAATGGTGAAGCAACTTTTCAAGTAATTGCCAAAAATATTGATAATGTTTTGAAATTTGATAAAGGTCCTCATATATCTATACGAGTTAATGTTGATAAAGACAATTATCATAGTGTAAAAAAGTTACATGATTTTATTAAAAATAGTGGATGGTATACTAATAATAAATTTTCATTTTATACTAAAAGTGTACATGCTTGTTACCTTTCTAATAAAGAAAAAATATATGATAGTGATGTTATTGAAAATGTTAAGTTAGATGATAATAAAATTGTTAACATGTGTTATAATGCACAATATAAAGTTATGTTTAGGGATGTTGAAGCAATATTTGATTCTAAACAATTAGTACCTAATTTCAAAACAAGTACTTGTGGAGCAACAAAAGGAATGAAAGTTATTGATGCATTTGGCAATATATATACTTGTCTTGAAGAAGTTGACAATGAAAATAATCGAGTTGGCACAATTGATTTTGAGCAAAAAAAATTTTTGTATAATTCTCTTTGGGATTTATGGCAAAATAGACAAATACAAAATATTGATAGATGTTCAAGATGTGGTTATTCCCTAACTTGCGGTGGAAATTGTCCAGAACATGCGAAAATCTCAAATAAAGATATATATACTTCTTATTGTGCTGATATTAAGAAAACTTATGAAAGAGTTGTTAGAGAAGTGGCAAGTAGATATGGTGGGAATTAATGGAAATATTAGATAAAATAAATGGTAAAAGTTTAAATAATATTAAAATATCAAAGTTAGATTACTCAGGATATCAACAAAAATGGATACTTAATTTAAATCAAAAAAAATATATTGTTAATAGAGACGTGGTTATATTTATTAAAAGATATGAATCTATTAAACTAAATAAGAGTGTTTTACAAAATTTAAATGATAAAGATTTGTACATTTTAAAAGGACTGGATAATATTGGTTGTTTTGATAAAGAAGATAACATATTAAAAAAATCAAAATCAGGATTTTGGCTTAAAAAGATAATTTTAAGATCAGAAATGCTTAAAAAGTTTAAAATAATTTCAAATATATTTAATAGATATATTAGTATTATAACAGTATTAAGTATTTTTATTAATATAATAGTGCTAATAAAACTTAATTTTATATCAATATACTCTCAAAAAATAAATTTTAATTATAAAGAATATATTTTCTTTGTACTTTTTGCAATAGGGGGCATATTATTCCATGAAATGGGACATATATCTGCTTCATTAAAGTACGGTATATGTCCTAAGGGACTAGGAATTGGTATGTATTTTATGTCACCAGTTTTTTTTGTAGATGTAGATGATACTTGGCTTTTAAGTAAAAAGCAACGTATTCTAATTGATGTTGCAGGGGTGTATTTTCAAGCTATTTATACAGTATTTATAACAATCTTATACTTAGTAACATATGAAAAAATATTTATTTATTTATCTGTATTATTGGCATCGTCTATTCTATTTAATTTAAATCCTTTTCTTAAGTATGATGGATACTGGATTTTATCTGATTATTTAGGTGTATATAACTTAAATAAGCAGTTTTCAATAATGATAAAGGCAGTTATTTGTCGAATATTTGGTGTAAATAATTATTTAAAAGAGTTAAGAACAAAGTGGAGTAATAAGATTATTTATAGTGTTTCAGCTTATGGTATTATATCACTTATTTTCTATTTTTATTTCACTATAAGTATAATTATGTTATGTAAAAATAATATATATGCACTTATAACTAGATTTAATATAATAATTATGATTTCTACTATTATTTATGGATTTTTTGCATTTAAGTCAATAACATCTCTTTACAATATGATTAGATATTCAATAATAGAATTATTCAATAATTAATATAGATTGTGTAAATTATAGAATTTAATAAAACTATTGATTGAAAATTTTAATTAAAAGATATGTTATAATATTTTTCATTTGAAACATTTAGGTAGCGACATTAGATTAAGTTACAATAAAGAAGAACTAATATATAATATAATTTTCACAAAGTAGTTAGAATTTCAAATTATATACAAGGTTGCAACTTAAATTGAAAGGGGGTGAGATAATGAAAAAAGTAAATGTTAAGTCAAAAAATAAGGAAATTACTGAAATCAATAAGTATGAAGATATCCTAGAAAAATTAGAAGAGAAAGAAGAATTCTGGGGTTGTGGTGCTAATGCATGTTATATTAATAGTACAAACTGAGATTATAAACATAAAATTAAACAATAATTTTAATTGCATGAATTTATTATTTATGTTGAAAGGAGATTAATAATAATGAAAGAAGTAAATGTTAAGTCAAAAAATGAGGAAACTACTAAAATCAATAAGTATGAAGATATCCTAGAAAAATTGGAAGAAAAAGAAGAATTCTGGGGTTGTGGTGCTAATGCATGTTATATTAATAGTACAAACTAAGATTATAAACAAGTGTTAAAATTAAATAATAATCTTAACTGTATTACTTTAGTCTATATTAAAAAAAGTCGAATATAGAAAAATTAGGAAAAAGAGTAGAGATTATCCGAGCACTTAGGAGAATAGCAAATAAACCATCTTTTGGTAGTTTCAAAAAATTGAATATGTAGACAAAGTTAAGGTTATTAGACTGCTGACTTTATTCTGTTTGCGAATTTCGCAATGTTTTTTAGATTTTACCACAGAATTAGCACATTGCACTAAAAGTGGCTTGATATAGCATTCCGCCTTGGAAATCCGGACAGACTTTTCTTGCCTGCACTTTTTTGTTGGTTGGTGTAAAACCAACCTATGAGCATAAGTGTTTCGCTGAAGGAAAAACCTCCATGTTGATACCAATCTCTGAAATTATAGTGATGGCGGAGAAAATGTTTTTAAAAGATGGAGCAGTTAGAATTAGATCAAGTTTTTGGTGATAGGTTGCAGCTAGAGCAAGAATAAGCTTTTCTAACTCGGCTTTTCGTGTTTCCAAATGCTTTGATAATCTTTAATTTACCAGCCTGTTCAGGTGTAATGTAGCTTTGAACAGCAAGTTCCAATTCAGAAAGTTTCTTTTTCATGGAACCATAAATTAGAGACTTAATATTAAAGGAAATATCAATATGATTTTGGAGAATCTTATCAATAATCTTGTGGAAAATTTTACCAAAAGTACCTGAGACAACATTTTCCAACTGAATGTTAGAAAATGTGAGATAGTTTTGAAAACTGTTCCTTCCACTAGCCATAAAGCAGGTCAGTTTAAAACGGTAACATATAAGGTTACGAAGCTGACGGATGTTAGCAAAGGGCATAAAGCTTCCGGCAACAAGGTTATTCTTAAACAGGTCAGCAATCCATTTAGCATCTTTCTTGTCAGTTTTTTACCACGGATAGATTTAACATATTTAGGATGTGCAAGTACAATGGAACAATCTTTTTTTAAGATGTTGTACACAGGAATCCGGTATTTACTGGTAGATTCCATTCAGATATCTCTGCAATTATTAACAAGTAACCACAAAAGTTTTGTGGATATTAATGCCACAACAAATTTGATACATGATTTTTAATCAATAGGTTACTACTTTCTGAACGAACAGGTTCAATAGGAATAATGCCTAGCATTTAAACGAGAATTGTTTAAACAAAGATAAGGTTACGCGTCTGGAGAACACTTATTTGTGTTTGAAAAGGCAGTCTACACATATAATTATATGGTTACTCTTCAATAAGAGTAGCCAACCTACCTCTCCGTAATTTGTAGCTGACTGGTATCCCTATGACTTAATTATAAAATAAAAAGTTCGCATATAGCCAACGTTTTTCATTTTTCATAACGTTTTGTGCCTTGAGCGAAGCGAAAGGAATGGATATAAATAATGAAAGAAATAAAGTGTACATCATATTATACGGATGATAAATTAGATATATCAGAAATAATAGAAGAATTAGAAGTTAAAGAAGAATTTTCATGTGCATTAAATTTGTGTTCAATAAACTTTATCACATGCTATGTTAATATTTGTGGTCATATGCCTACATTTTAAATGAATTAGAATTTAAGGAATAATTTAGATTTTGACAAAACTTGAATTGTTTTAATATCAGACAAAGTCTTATCAATCTTTATATTGCTAATGTTTAGTAAATCTTTATTTAATCAATATAGTTCATAATTTAATTGAGGGAGAGTAGTATTATGCAAATTAAAGAAGGCAAAGATTATTACGATATATTGGAAAAATTAGAAGAGAAAGTTGAATTCTCTTGTGCATGGAATACTTGTACACAAAATTCAGCTAGTAACCCAGGTAATCCTAGTTGTGGTATAGTTAATTGCCAAGTAGATAATATGGGGTAAGATTTATTGCTATAAAATAAGTTTTAAATAATAAAACTTATTTTATAGCTTAAGGAGAATTATATAATGATGAAAAATGACGAAATGAGGAAAATAAGAAAAAAGGAACATTTGGATTGTTTTTTAGATTTAAAAACTAATAATGATTTTTTTAAAGAAATGATACTTTTTAATAATTCTCTTCCAGAGATAGATTATAATGATATAAATATGAAAATTAATTTATTTGAAAAAAGTTGTGATTTGCCAATAATGATAAATGCTATTACTGGTGGTACTAAAGAATCATTAGAAATTAATGAAAAATTGGCTTTATTGTCTCAAAAATTTAATATTCCTATGGCTGTAGGATCGCAAAAAATTTGTCTTAATGATAAAGAATATATTGAGTCATTTACAAAAGTAAGAAAAATAATAGGTAATGGAATTGTTATTTCAAACTTAAGTGCTAATTCTGATTATAATGATGTGTCAAAAGCTATAGAAATGATTAACGCTGATGCTATTCAATTGCATCTAAATGCTTCACAAGAAATACTTATGAATGAGGGAGAAAAGAATTTTAAAGGCACAATTTATAATATAGAAAAAATAATTAGTAAATGTAATAGACCAATAATTATTAAAGAAATAGGAACAGGTATAAGCTATGATGTAGCGAAAAGATTATCAAGTATTGGAGTTAAATATATTGATGTTGGAGGTAGAGGTGGTACTAATTTTATAAAAATAGAAAATAAAAGAAATGTCAATTATAGTTATGATACTTTAGAATCATGGGGTATTCCAACTCTAGATTCAATAATTTTATGTAACGAAGCAGATAGCAATCTGACAATATTTTCAAGTGGAGGGGTAAGAAAACCAATTCACGTAATAAAATCGTTAATACTTGGGGCAAGCTGCGTTGGAATTAGTGGCGAAATCTTAAGAAGATTAGTAACAGGTGGATACAAAAATGCTGAAGATTATCTGATTAACATGAAAGAAAATATAAAAGTTCTTATGATGTTATTAGGATGTAACAAGATTAGGCAATTAAAAGAAATAAAATATATTTATGGGAAAGAAAAATATATTAAAGAGTTTATAAAAGCTAATTATTAAAAAATATAAGTCAAATTTTTAGGCATAGTTTTCAAGTAATATACATACATATTTAAGTATAAATAAATGCTTCATAAAGTTTATATGGATTATGCTAATATAATAGGGTGATATATGTGAATAATGAATACTTGCTAAATAATTATTATAAAACACTTAGATGTAAATATAATATTGAAAATTCTATTATTACATATAGTGATATTTATTATAGATATCCGTATATATTTAATAGTCTTTTTCCAATTAATAAAAAACTATGTTATAAGTTATCAGCGCTGTCTAATATTTATGTTGATCATATAGTATTTATTGATAAAATTTTAGAAAATACTAAGTTAAATACAGAGTATATTATAGAGAAATATTTATTAGGTAATTACTTAATTAAAGAATTAAGCTATGGGTACAATAAGAAAAGTGATTTTTGGAATTATTTTGAAAATTTTAACAAAGAATATTTTCATGCTATACTAAACGAAAATAATATAAAAAACAATCATAATAAAGTTTTTACAAAAAAAATGTATTTTGATATTTGTGCTGGTAAAGCATCATTATCAAAATTATTTGTTCTATCAATGGCTATTGAAAATAATAATATTGAGGATTTTAGAGAAATAAATAAAATGCTTGATTATTTTAATATTTATATACAATTACTTGATGATTTTAAAGATATAAAAGAAGATTTAGATAGTAACCAATTTAATTATTATACATACGCTGCTCTCCAACATATTAAAAGTAATGATAATAATGAAATATTAAAATGCTATTTAGAAAGTTTTTTTTATGAGCATGTTAAAGATATGGCAACTAGTTTAAATAAATGTAATGATATATATATGAAGTATAAAACTAAAATTCCTTATTTCCAAGGGATGATTGATGAACAATTTAAAATTATTAAGATAATTAATCATTCGTTCCGGTTATAACATTTTAATAACGAATGAAAATTACATTGATATGTATTTTATAATTAACTTAACCTGTTGTGATAGTTAAATCACTAGCAAGATTTACAAATAGAAAACCTCCAGCATGATGTGTTAACCTATCATTGAAAAGCACAACCAATTCAATGAAGTAGGAAACATATATGCTAGAGATTTATAACAATGATTCTATCACAATTATAGAAGATTTAAAAGATTTTATAACTGTCACTTAGTGTATAATTTTTGTAGGCAAAAGAGTTATTAAATACTACGAAAAATATAAAAGGAGATGCGAAAGCATCCCCAATACATAAATTATCCATTATAATGTTAATTGACAAGAAAAACATTAGGTGGGATAAATTATGTATAAGATAAGTTTAAATGATGAGAACATAACTTTCAAGGGACTAGAGAAGAAAATATATGAATATGTGTGTAATTTAGCTTGTAGTATCATGAGAGAAACTTTAGATCAGATTGATAAAAGATTGATGGATGAAAGAGATACCAGTTCCCTACGGGATAAAGGAAAAAGGCATACTTGCATAAAGACTATTATGGGCAATGTAGAAATTGACAGACGAATTTATGAATATAGAGTTGATGGCGGTAAAAAAGCGTATAAATACCTCTTAGATGAGTATTTAGAAATGGATACTATAGGACATATGTCTATGAACCTTGTTGAAAATATTTTGAGTAATGTTACTGAAATTTCATATAGAAAGACAGCTAATAATATAAAGCTCATGTGTAATCAAGATGTCAGTCACACGGCAGTGTGGAATGTTGTGCAAGGTTTTGGAGAAAAGCTTAAAGAAAGAGATGCAAGAAAGGTTGAGCTTAGCAAACAAGGAAAACTTTCTGGAGCAAAAGAAGTCAAGGTGCTTTTTCAAGAACAGGATGGAATATGGCTGAATATTCAAGGTAAAAATAAGCCTGTAAAGGGTAAAAACAAGAAAAAAGAATTGAAGTTAGGTATAAGTTATGAAGGCTGGAAAAAGCGTCATTCTAGTAAAAATGAATATGTTGTAGAAAATAAATTAGTCTGTGCAAGTTTTGGAGATGCTAAGACTTTTAAAGAGTTATCAAAAGCTACAGTTGAAGAAGTGTATAACGTGGATGAAATAGATACTCGTATAATAAATGGTGATGGCGCAGCCTGGATAAAGGCAAGTATTGAAGACGAAGGTATATATTATCAACTTGATCCTTTTCACAAGAGTCAAGCCGTTTTGAGAGCAGTAAATGATAAACAAGAAGCAAAAAAACTTATAGATTTATTACACAAAGGGAAAGTATCTGAAAGCTTGAATAGTATAGAACAATTAATGATAAAAAATAATGCTGATGAAAAAGAAATGAAGAAATTATCTAATTTGTACAATTACTTTGTAAATAATAAAGAAGGATTAATACCATATCATCTTAGGGAAGACATAAAGCTGCCAGAACCGCCCGAAGGGCTTGAATA
This genomic window from Clostridium pasteurianum DSM 525 = ATCC 6013 contains:
- a CDS encoding class 1 isoprenoid biosynthesis enzyme, translating into MYNKSELNIYYEKLRNKYELNNSTIIDKGMYYKYPYIFAELFPIKNELLDKFSMFYQRIVDHIIFVDRLLEGNKFDVNYIIEKYIVGNDLIREYSYVYEQNSIFWNYFEQFYKEYFNAILIENRLSNNYMIKFTKKEYLKMCLGKPALSKLLVAGMAIKSKNVLEFSTINNMLNYLNIYTQLLDDFKDIKEDLNKNQFNYYTYISKFQCNTNNKNDIFKFYLKKYLNNHIEDMIINLNKCYELFKIYNTKISSFGDIIDEQFSVINMIKEGMKEYVC
- a CDS encoding radical SAM/SPASM domain-containing protein, giving the protein MFVSNYITISKINEKEYILIHSYLNNIDIVEKNIAINLIKAKNSGDEVKNIEKNIFNELHKKGYLIKDKEEDRNRFIKLANKVLEISKSKVSSYVFIPSYKCNFRCPYCFELKTVKNESNNKIMDKSLVDIIYNEIDKDTYNDKKISISLFGGEPFLKENYEIIKYILKKSNDRKIKIDAITNGYEMQYYNKFFEIGAFSKLQITLDGDECMHDSRRFLKNGEATFQVIAKNIDNVLKFDKGPHISIRVNVDKDNYHSVKKLHDFIKNSGWYTNNKFSFYTKSVHACYLSNKEKIYDSDVIENVKLDDNKIVNMCYNAQYKVMFRDVEAIFDSKQLVPNFKTSTCGATKGMKVIDAFGNIYTCLEEVDNENNRVGTIDFEQKKFLYNSLWDLWQNRQIQNIDRCSRCGYSLTCGGNCPEHAKISNKDIYTSYCADIKKTYERVVREVASRYGGN
- the fni gene encoding type 2 isopentenyl-diphosphate Delta-isomerase; translation: MMKNDEMRKIRKKEHLDCFLDLKTNNDFFKEMILFNNSLPEIDYNDINMKINLFEKSCDLPIMINAITGGTKESLEINEKLALLSQKFNIPMAVGSQKICLNDKEYIESFTKVRKIIGNGIVISNLSANSDYNDVSKAIEMINADAIQLHLNASQEILMNEGEKNFKGTIYNIEKIISKCNRPIIIKEIGTGISYDVAKRLSSIGVKYIDVGGRGGTNFIKIENKRNVNYSYDTLESWGIPTLDSIILCNEADSNLTIFSSGGVRKPIHVIKSLILGASCVGISGEILRRLVTGGYKNAEDYLINMKENIKVLMMLLGCNKIRQLKEIKYIYGKEKYIKEFIKANY
- a CDS encoding ISLre2 family transposase, with the protein product MYKISLNDENITFKGLEKKIYEYVCNLACSIMRETLDQIDKRLMDERDTSSLRDKGKRHTCIKTIMGNVEIDRRIYEYRVDGGKKAYKYLLDEYLEMDTIGHMSMNLVENILSNVTEISYRKTANNIKLMCNQDVSHTAVWNVVQGFGEKLKERDARKVELSKQGKLSGAKEVKVLFQEQDGIWLNIQGKNKPVKGKNKKKELKLGISYEGWKKRHSSKNEYVVENKLVCASFGDAKTFKELSKATVEEVYNVDEIDTRIINGDGAAWIKASIEDEGIYYQLDPFHKSQAVLRAVNDKQEAKKLIDLLHKGKVSESLNSIEQLMIKNNADEKEMKKLSNLYNYFVNNKEGLIPYHLREDIKLPEPPEGLEYRHLGTMEHNICDVLAQRMKGRKMSWSISGAENMAKIQAERFSNRLYKSLDELCNSVLTKEKFDKIEEIIVLSAAEVNKNISKSKTYAVHKGKVPFTGSAITNGRKAIRRIFEDRCFSELVYR